One part of the Humulus lupulus chromosome 9, drHumLupu1.1, whole genome shotgun sequence genome encodes these proteins:
- the LOC133801231 gene encoding uncharacterized protein LOC133801231 isoform X2, whose translation MSGKGGSNGKGSTGISSIPPASRKIVQSLKEIVNNCTEQEIYAMLKDCNMDPNEAVNRLLAQDPFHEVKSKREKKKENKDTTDLRPRGTSSSSNRGGKGGGDRYSGRGGSSQFSSNDSGAYHGKSAYKKENGSHGYLGSSSSAPGLTGNNTSRRPPSYSDSVSSENKTWTVGSMDGVSSTPQPPSAFQSAWLGVPGQVSMADIVKMGRPQAKVSASSNPPIHGVQHQTVPAPPSAHHNLHLSHDHGSKDSEFHNERGLIQSEDIGSNDEWPSIEQPQAASLSSVLEVPENSESYADSSNLPVDGASQHLKSQLDEVQVDEDDLDETLNAPLIGHASVSGRNIQEDETGGEAVFENDSYEDMSSYQGHGHTYEHNKAEDSVSSMAANLEQLSLQKDDRGEQPEEDVPSVVIPNHLQLHTPDCLNLSFGSFGSGTNAAISGSGSFAPRSMKSNLEETSASVDVPAMDTRNTEFYGDEHLGTTSDGNMIHRTGASAGEYESSSVPQAEAMKQETSEADQGNQYAFPSSAPGFTYENSQQLNVAFSHPQTSAQMQNLAPFSNVMQAYTNQLPSTLLASSVQTAREDLAYSPFPVTQSMPTKYNNGASSISGPTMSMPEALRAASMSAPQPTQQNVPGGNVATGPALPQHLAVHPYSQPTLPLGHFANMIGYPFLPQSYTYMPSAFQQTFAGNNTYHQSLAAVLPQYKNSVSVSSLPQSAAIASAYGFGSSTSIPGGNFPVNPPTAPTGTTIGYEDVLSSQYKEASHLMSLQQHQNDNSAMWVHGPGSRAMSAVPASTYYGFQGQNQQHAGFRQGQQQPSQQFGALSYPNFYHSQSGMSLEHQQQQNPRDASSLGGSHSQGQVQQPSKQSQQQLWQNSY comes from the exons AATAAGGATACCACTGATTTGAGGCCTCGTGGTACTAGTAGCTCTTCAAATCGTGGCGGTAAGGGTGGTGGGGATCGTTATTCTGGACGTGGTGGTTCAAGCCAGTTCAGCTCAAATG atTCTGGTGCTTATCATGGTAAATCTGCATACAAGAAGGAAAATGGATCACATGGTTATTTAGGATCTTCATCTTCAGCACCGGGTTTGACTGGAAATAACACTAGCCGAAGACCTCCATCCTACAG TGATTCTGTCTCCTCAGAAAATAAGACATGGACAGTAGGTTCTATGGATGGTGTCTCTTCAACTCCACAGCCGCCTTCTGCATTTCAATCTGCCTGGTTGGGGGTCCCTGGTCAAGTATCAATGGCCGATATTGTTAAGATGGGTAGGCCACAGGCAAAGGTTTCTGCCTCATCAAACCCACCAATCCACGGTGTCCAACATCAAACTGTGCCTGCACCTCCTTCAGCGCATCACAATTTGCATTTGTCTCATGACCATGGATCTAAGGATTCAGAGTTCCACAATGAGAGAGGGCTTATTCAAAGTGAAGACATTGGCTCAAACGATGAATGGCCTTCAATTGAGCAGCCACAAGCTGCTAGTCTGTCCTCTGTTTTGGAGGTGCCTGAGAACTCTGAGTCGTATGCTGATTCATCTAATTTGCCTGTAGACGGAGCAAGTCAGCACTTGAAATCCCAATTAGATGAGGTTCAAgtagatgaagatgatcttgacGAGACACTTAATGCTCCTCTTATTGGTCATGCTTCTGTATCTGGTAGAAATATACAAGAGGATGAAACTGGAGGCGAAGCTGTTTTTGAGAATGACTCATACGAGGACATGTCTTCGTATCAGGGACATGGACATACTTATGAGCATAATAAAG CTGAAGACAGTGTTTCATCAATGGCTGCAAACTTGGAGCAACTTAGTTTACAAAAGGATGATCGAGGAGAACAACCCGAAGAGGATGTCCCTTCTGTTGTTATTCCAAATCACCTACAGCTCCACACTCCAGACTGCCTGAACTTGAGCTTCGGAAGTTTTGGATCTGGCACCAACGCTGCTATTTCGGGTTCTGGATCATTTGCACCCAGGTCCATGAAGAGTAACTTGGAGGAGACATCTGCATCAGTGGATGTCCCTGCAATGGACACTAG AAATACTGAGTTTTATGGGGATGAGCATCTTGGAACTACTTCAGATGGAAATATGATTCATAGAACTGGAGCAAGTGCTGGAGAGTATGAATCTTCTTCTGTTCCTCAGGCAGAGGCCATGAAACAGGAAACTTCTGAAGCTGATCAAGGGAATCAGTATGCATTTCCTTCTTCTGCACCTGGATTTACTTATGAAAACTCTCAACAGTTAAATGTGGCATTTAGTCATCCACAGACAAGTGCACAGATGCAGAATCTTGCTCCTTTCTCGAATGTTATg CAAGCCTACACTAATCAATTACCAAGCACTTTGCTGGCTTCCTCCGTTCAGACCGCAAGAGAGGATCTTGCATATTCACCCTTCCCTGTTACACAATCAATGCCGACAAAATATAACAATGGGGCTTCTTCTATCAGTGGTCCCACCATGTCCATGCCAGAG GCTTTGAGAGCAGCCAGTATGTCTGCACCACAGCCAACTCAACAGAATGTGCCCGGTGGCAATGTTGCTACAGGCCCTGCTCTTCCCCAACATCTTGCTGTGCACCCTTATTCCCAACCGACTCTCCCATTGGGTCATTTCGCCAACATGATTGGTTATCCTTTCTTGCCTCAGAGCTACACATATATGCCATCAGCATTCCAGCAAACATTCGCTGGCAACAACACATATCACCAGTCTCTGGCTGCAGTGCTTCCACAGTATAAAAACAGTGTCTCCGTTAGCAGTTTGCCTCAGTCTGCTGCCATTGCCTCTGCATATGGCTTTGGGAGTTCAACGAGCATTCCTGGAGGAAATTTCCCTGTAAACCCACCCACAGCACCCACAGGCACAACCATTGGCTACGAAGATGTCTTAAGCTCTCAATACAAGGAGGCTAGCCATTTAATGTCACTTCAGCAGCACCAG AACGATAACTCAGCAATGTGGGTTCATGGACCTGGCTCACGAGCAATGTCCGCTGTTCCAGCTAGCACATATTACGGCTTCCAAGGGCAAAACCAACAGCACGCTGGATTCCGACAAGGACAGCAGCAGCCATCCCAGCAGTTCGGGGCTCTCAGTTACCCGAACTTCTACCACTCTCAGTCAGGCATGTCGCTGGAACACCAGCAACAGCAAAACCCGAGGGATGCATCATCGCTGGGAGGGTCGCACTCACAAGGCCAAGTCCAACAACCCTCGAAGCAATCCCAACAACAACTATGGCAAAACAGCTACTAA
- the LOC133801231 gene encoding uncharacterized protein LOC133801231 isoform X1, with the protein MSGKGGSNGKGSTGISSIPPASRKIVQSLKEIVNNCTEQEIYAMLKDCNMDPNEAVNRLLAQDPFHEVKSKREKKKENKDTTDLRPRGTSSSSNRGGKGGGDRYSGRGGSSQFSSNGMSLCCTFHYRVSHLYGSPVLLDSSLSYLFIFSDSGAYHGKSAYKKENGSHGYLGSSSSAPGLTGNNTSRRPPSYSDSVSSENKTWTVGSMDGVSSTPQPPSAFQSAWLGVPGQVSMADIVKMGRPQAKVSASSNPPIHGVQHQTVPAPPSAHHNLHLSHDHGSKDSEFHNERGLIQSEDIGSNDEWPSIEQPQAASLSSVLEVPENSESYADSSNLPVDGASQHLKSQLDEVQVDEDDLDETLNAPLIGHASVSGRNIQEDETGGEAVFENDSYEDMSSYQGHGHTYEHNKAEDSVSSMAANLEQLSLQKDDRGEQPEEDVPSVVIPNHLQLHTPDCLNLSFGSFGSGTNAAISGSGSFAPRSMKSNLEETSASVDVPAMDTRNTEFYGDEHLGTTSDGNMIHRTGASAGEYESSSVPQAEAMKQETSEADQGNQYAFPSSAPGFTYENSQQLNVAFSHPQTSAQMQNLAPFSNVMQAYTNQLPSTLLASSVQTAREDLAYSPFPVTQSMPTKYNNGASSISGPTMSMPEALRAASMSAPQPTQQNVPGGNVATGPALPQHLAVHPYSQPTLPLGHFANMIGYPFLPQSYTYMPSAFQQTFAGNNTYHQSLAAVLPQYKNSVSVSSLPQSAAIASAYGFGSSTSIPGGNFPVNPPTAPTGTTIGYEDVLSSQYKEASHLMSLQQHQNDNSAMWVHGPGSRAMSAVPASTYYGFQGQNQQHAGFRQGQQQPSQQFGALSYPNFYHSQSGMSLEHQQQQNPRDASSLGGSHSQGQVQQPSKQSQQQLWQNSY; encoded by the exons AATAAGGATACCACTGATTTGAGGCCTCGTGGTACTAGTAGCTCTTCAAATCGTGGCGGTAAGGGTGGTGGGGATCGTTATTCTGGACGTGGTGGTTCAAGCCAGTTCAGCTCAAATGGTATGTCACTCTGCTGTACTTTCCATTACCGTGTTTCACATTTATATGGTAGTCCAGTATTGCTGGACTCATCTCtgagttatttatttattttttcagatTCTGGTGCTTATCATGGTAAATCTGCATACAAGAAGGAAAATGGATCACATGGTTATTTAGGATCTTCATCTTCAGCACCGGGTTTGACTGGAAATAACACTAGCCGAAGACCTCCATCCTACAG TGATTCTGTCTCCTCAGAAAATAAGACATGGACAGTAGGTTCTATGGATGGTGTCTCTTCAACTCCACAGCCGCCTTCTGCATTTCAATCTGCCTGGTTGGGGGTCCCTGGTCAAGTATCAATGGCCGATATTGTTAAGATGGGTAGGCCACAGGCAAAGGTTTCTGCCTCATCAAACCCACCAATCCACGGTGTCCAACATCAAACTGTGCCTGCACCTCCTTCAGCGCATCACAATTTGCATTTGTCTCATGACCATGGATCTAAGGATTCAGAGTTCCACAATGAGAGAGGGCTTATTCAAAGTGAAGACATTGGCTCAAACGATGAATGGCCTTCAATTGAGCAGCCACAAGCTGCTAGTCTGTCCTCTGTTTTGGAGGTGCCTGAGAACTCTGAGTCGTATGCTGATTCATCTAATTTGCCTGTAGACGGAGCAAGTCAGCACTTGAAATCCCAATTAGATGAGGTTCAAgtagatgaagatgatcttgacGAGACACTTAATGCTCCTCTTATTGGTCATGCTTCTGTATCTGGTAGAAATATACAAGAGGATGAAACTGGAGGCGAAGCTGTTTTTGAGAATGACTCATACGAGGACATGTCTTCGTATCAGGGACATGGACATACTTATGAGCATAATAAAG CTGAAGACAGTGTTTCATCAATGGCTGCAAACTTGGAGCAACTTAGTTTACAAAAGGATGATCGAGGAGAACAACCCGAAGAGGATGTCCCTTCTGTTGTTATTCCAAATCACCTACAGCTCCACACTCCAGACTGCCTGAACTTGAGCTTCGGAAGTTTTGGATCTGGCACCAACGCTGCTATTTCGGGTTCTGGATCATTTGCACCCAGGTCCATGAAGAGTAACTTGGAGGAGACATCTGCATCAGTGGATGTCCCTGCAATGGACACTAG AAATACTGAGTTTTATGGGGATGAGCATCTTGGAACTACTTCAGATGGAAATATGATTCATAGAACTGGAGCAAGTGCTGGAGAGTATGAATCTTCTTCTGTTCCTCAGGCAGAGGCCATGAAACAGGAAACTTCTGAAGCTGATCAAGGGAATCAGTATGCATTTCCTTCTTCTGCACCTGGATTTACTTATGAAAACTCTCAACAGTTAAATGTGGCATTTAGTCATCCACAGACAAGTGCACAGATGCAGAATCTTGCTCCTTTCTCGAATGTTATg CAAGCCTACACTAATCAATTACCAAGCACTTTGCTGGCTTCCTCCGTTCAGACCGCAAGAGAGGATCTTGCATATTCACCCTTCCCTGTTACACAATCAATGCCGACAAAATATAACAATGGGGCTTCTTCTATCAGTGGTCCCACCATGTCCATGCCAGAG GCTTTGAGAGCAGCCAGTATGTCTGCACCACAGCCAACTCAACAGAATGTGCCCGGTGGCAATGTTGCTACAGGCCCTGCTCTTCCCCAACATCTTGCTGTGCACCCTTATTCCCAACCGACTCTCCCATTGGGTCATTTCGCCAACATGATTGGTTATCCTTTCTTGCCTCAGAGCTACACATATATGCCATCAGCATTCCAGCAAACATTCGCTGGCAACAACACATATCACCAGTCTCTGGCTGCAGTGCTTCCACAGTATAAAAACAGTGTCTCCGTTAGCAGTTTGCCTCAGTCTGCTGCCATTGCCTCTGCATATGGCTTTGGGAGTTCAACGAGCATTCCTGGAGGAAATTTCCCTGTAAACCCACCCACAGCACCCACAGGCACAACCATTGGCTACGAAGATGTCTTAAGCTCTCAATACAAGGAGGCTAGCCATTTAATGTCACTTCAGCAGCACCAG AACGATAACTCAGCAATGTGGGTTCATGGACCTGGCTCACGAGCAATGTCCGCTGTTCCAGCTAGCACATATTACGGCTTCCAAGGGCAAAACCAACAGCACGCTGGATTCCGACAAGGACAGCAGCAGCCATCCCAGCAGTTCGGGGCTCTCAGTTACCCGAACTTCTACCACTCTCAGTCAGGCATGTCGCTGGAACACCAGCAACAGCAAAACCCGAGGGATGCATCATCGCTGGGAGGGTCGCACTCACAAGGCCAAGTCCAACAACCCTCGAAGCAATCCCAACAACAACTATGGCAAAACAGCTACTAA